A stretch of Corallococcus macrosporus DNA encodes these proteins:
- a CDS encoding SDR family NAD(P)-dependent oxidoreductase, which produces MNVLVTGATAGIGQAIARRFVKEGARVIATGRRSDRLEALHAELGERLLPVTLDVTDKAAVKAAFASLPADFAQVDVLVNNAGLALGLEPAQTARLEDWDVVVDTNVKGLLYCTREALTGMVARDRGHVINIGSIAGEFPYPGGNVYGATKAFVHQFTLNLRADLHGTSVRVTDIQPGLLGGTEFSSVRFRGDTAKAAALYDKTQPLTPDDVADTVYWVATRPAHVNINVISMMPVVQAFGPLPVKRGG; this is translated from the coding sequence ATGAACGTGCTGGTGACAGGGGCCACGGCGGGCATCGGGCAGGCCATCGCGCGCCGCTTCGTGAAGGAGGGGGCGCGCGTCATCGCCACCGGACGCCGGAGCGACCGGCTGGAGGCCCTCCACGCCGAGCTGGGCGAGCGGCTCTTGCCCGTGACGCTGGACGTGACGGACAAGGCGGCGGTGAAGGCCGCGTTCGCGTCGCTGCCGGCGGACTTCGCGCAGGTGGACGTGCTGGTGAACAACGCGGGGCTCGCGCTGGGGCTGGAGCCCGCGCAGACGGCGCGGCTGGAGGACTGGGACGTGGTGGTGGACACCAACGTGAAGGGCCTCCTGTACTGCACGCGCGAAGCGCTCACGGGCATGGTGGCGCGCGACCGCGGGCACGTCATCAACATCGGCTCCATCGCGGGCGAGTTCCCGTACCCGGGCGGCAACGTGTACGGCGCGACGAAGGCGTTCGTGCATCAGTTCACGCTCAACCTGCGCGCGGACCTGCACGGCACCTCGGTGCGCGTGACGGACATCCAGCCGGGCCTGCTGGGCGGCACGGAGTTCTCCAGCGTGCGCTTCCGCGGCGACACCGCGAAGGCCGCCGCGCTCTACGACAAGACCCAGCCGCTCACGCCCGACGACGTCGCGGACACCGTGTACTGGGTGGCCACGCGCCCCGCGCACGTGAACATCAACGTCATCTCCATGATGCCGGTGGTGCAGGCCTTCGGGCCGCTGCCGGTGAAGCGCGGCGGCTGA
- a CDS encoding DUF6929 family protein, translated as MIPTTRRRTLTLAAPEAPGRPAHVSAASGLVRAGDWLYVVADDALHLAVFPAVGDAPGHTVRLFPGELPEGHAERKAAKPDLEALCRLGPSASFAHGALVALPSGSTPARRRASVLPLNADGTLAGGPRTVDCTALYVQLERELVALNVEGAAVAGKRLRLLNRGNGEGGVDALVDLDLDRVLASLDAGVLGPEAVRTVRRWELGEANGVRLSFTDASPLPDGRVVFTATAEASKDRVADGPVAGSAVGVLAPDGTPVYLDAVDVPVKLEGVDARVEGGRVHVLLVADADDPSVPAPLLEAALPVPG; from the coding sequence ATGATTCCCACCACCCGCCGCCGCACGCTCACCCTCGCGGCGCCCGAAGCCCCGGGCCGCCCCGCGCACGTCTCCGCCGCCAGCGGCCTGGTGCGCGCGGGGGACTGGCTCTACGTCGTCGCGGACGACGCGCTCCACCTCGCCGTGTTCCCCGCGGTGGGAGACGCGCCGGGCCACACCGTGCGCCTCTTCCCCGGGGAGCTTCCGGAAGGGCACGCGGAGCGCAAGGCGGCGAAGCCGGACCTGGAGGCGCTGTGCCGGCTGGGCCCGTCCGCGTCCTTCGCGCACGGGGCGCTCGTGGCCCTGCCCTCGGGGTCCACGCCCGCGCGGCGCCGGGCGTCGGTGCTGCCCCTGAACGCGGACGGCACGCTCGCGGGTGGGCCGCGCACGGTGGACTGCACGGCGCTCTACGTGCAGCTGGAGCGCGAGCTGGTGGCGCTCAACGTCGAGGGCGCGGCGGTGGCGGGCAAGCGGCTGCGGCTGCTCAACCGGGGCAACGGCGAGGGCGGCGTGGACGCGCTGGTGGACCTGGACCTGGACCGCGTGCTGGCCAGCCTGGACGCGGGCGTCCTGGGCCCGGAGGCGGTGCGCACCGTGCGCCGCTGGGAGCTGGGCGAGGCCAACGGCGTCCGGCTGTCCTTCACGGACGCGTCGCCGCTGCCGGACGGGCGCGTGGTGTTCACCGCCACGGCGGAGGCCTCGAAGGACCGCGTGGCGGATGGGCCGGTGGCGGGCTCGGCGGTGGGCGTGCTCGCGCCGGACGGCACGCCCGTGTACCTGGACGCGGTGGACGTGCCCGTGAAGCTGGAGGGCGTGGACGCGCGCGTGGAGGGAGGGCGCGTCCACGTGCTGCTGGTGGCGGACGCGGACGACCCGTCGGTGCCCGCGCCGCTGCTGGAAGCGGCGCTGCCCGTGCCGGGGTGA
- the mgtE gene encoding magnesium transporter codes for MVESPQSQNALSPDELHEAWAVLSADERLEGFRLLPPAVADDFFLGLTAREQGELILSLPPAERRTWVRLLPPDDLADLVQAVEPEQVDAILSQLDDASRREVNVLLAYSEDDAGGLMNPRFARVRPDMSIDEAIGYLRKQAREKVETVYYAYVLDAEQRLQGVLSLRQLFQAAPDKRVADVMIRDVITVAENTDQEAVSRTFSEHSFMAMPVVDEQRRMKGIVTVDDIVDVVQEEATEDIQKVGGMEALDAPYFDVGFMAMLKKRAGWLMVLFLGEMLTATAMGYFEHEIARAVVLSLFIPLIISSGGNSGSQATTLIIRSLALSEMRLKDWWRVARRELTTGLALGGVLGLVGFLRVMAWQALFHSYGDHAFVIGLTVGVSLVGVVMFGTLSGSMLPFILRRVGFDPASASAPFVATLVDVSGLVIYFTAASLFLRGTLL; via the coding sequence ATGGTGGAGAGTCCCCAGAGCCAGAACGCGCTGTCCCCCGACGAGCTCCACGAGGCCTGGGCGGTGCTCTCCGCGGACGAGCGCCTGGAGGGGTTCCGGCTGCTGCCCCCGGCGGTGGCGGACGACTTCTTCCTGGGCCTCACCGCGCGCGAACAGGGCGAGCTCATCCTCAGCCTCCCCCCCGCCGAGCGCCGCACCTGGGTCCGGCTGCTCCCCCCGGACGACCTGGCCGACCTGGTCCAGGCCGTGGAGCCGGAGCAGGTGGACGCCATCCTGTCCCAGTTGGACGACGCCAGCCGCCGCGAGGTGAACGTCCTCCTGGCGTACTCGGAGGACGACGCGGGTGGCCTGATGAACCCGCGCTTCGCCCGCGTGCGCCCGGACATGAGCATCGACGAGGCCATCGGGTACCTGCGCAAGCAGGCGCGCGAGAAGGTGGAGACCGTCTACTACGCCTACGTGCTGGACGCCGAGCAGCGCCTCCAGGGCGTGCTGTCCCTGCGCCAGCTCTTCCAGGCCGCGCCGGACAAGCGCGTGGCGGACGTGATGATTCGCGACGTCATCACCGTGGCGGAGAACACGGACCAGGAGGCGGTCAGCCGTACCTTCTCCGAGCACAGCTTCATGGCCATGCCCGTGGTGGACGAGCAGCGGCGCATGAAGGGCATCGTCACGGTGGACGACATCGTGGACGTGGTCCAGGAAGAGGCCACGGAGGACATCCAGAAGGTCGGCGGTATGGAGGCCCTGGACGCGCCCTACTTCGACGTGGGCTTCATGGCCATGCTCAAGAAGCGCGCCGGCTGGCTGATGGTGCTCTTCCTGGGAGAGATGCTCACCGCCACGGCCATGGGCTACTTCGAGCACGAGATTGCCCGCGCCGTCGTGCTGAGCCTCTTCATCCCGCTCATCATCAGCTCCGGCGGCAACTCCGGCAGCCAGGCCACCACGCTCATCATCCGGTCGCTGGCGCTGTCGGAGATGCGGCTCAAGGACTGGTGGCGCGTGGCGCGGCGGGAGCTGACCACGGGCCTGGCGCTGGGAGGCGTGCTGGGGCTGGTGGGCTTCCTGCGCGTGATGGCGTGGCAGGCGTTGTTCCACAGCTACGGCGACCATGCGTTCGTCATCGGCCTGACGGTGGGCGTGTCGCTGGTGGGCGTGGTGATGTTCGGCACGCTGTCCGGCTCCATGCTGCCGTTCATCCTCCGGCGCGTGGGCTTCGACCCCGCGAGCGCGTCCGCGCCCTTCGTGGCCACGCTGGTGGACGTGTCCGGACTCGTCATCTACTTCACGGCGGCCAGCCTCTTCCTGCGCGGCACGCTGCTGTAG
- the gloA gene encoding lactoylglutathione lyase translates to MRILHTMLRVGDLEKSLDFYTRVLGMKLLRRQDYPDGRFTLAFVGYGPEDTHPALELTHNWDTAKYELGSAYGHIALGVSDIHATANAIRQAGGKVVREPGPMKHGTTVIAFVEDPDGYKVELIQQKA, encoded by the coding sequence ATGCGCATCCTCCACACCATGCTCCGGGTCGGCGACCTGGAGAAGTCGCTCGACTTCTACACCCGCGTGCTCGGCATGAAGCTGCTGCGCCGCCAGGATTACCCGGACGGCCGGTTCACGCTCGCCTTCGTCGGCTACGGCCCCGAGGACACCCACCCCGCGCTGGAGCTCACCCACAACTGGGACACGGCGAAGTACGAGCTGGGCTCCGCCTACGGCCACATCGCCCTGGGCGTCAGCGACATCCACGCCACCGCCAACGCCATCCGCCAGGCCGGCGGCAAGGTCGTCCGCGAGCCCGGCCCCATGAAGCACGGCACCACCGTCATCGCCTTCGTGGAGGACCCGGACGGCTACAAGGTGGAGCTCATCCAGCAGAAGGCCTGA
- the hemL gene encoding glutamate-1-semialdehyde 2,1-aminomutase, translated as MKHAQSQALFARAQARIPGGVNSPVRAFRGVGGDPVFFKEGSGAWLTDVDGNRYVDLVGSWGPLILGHAYPPIVEAILEAARRGTTFGAPVAAEVEFAELLCATVPSVEKVRLVSSGTEATVAAIRVARGFTGRDSILKFEGCFHGAGDPFLVKAGSGVETLGLPDSPGVPAALASLTLTAPFNDLEAVERIFSEKGKDIACAIIEPVVGNMGVLVPRPGYLEGLQKLCQKHGVLFVLDEVMTGFRLARGGAQELYGLKPDLTTMAKVVGGGMPLGAYGGRRDIMAKVAPEGPVYQSGTLSGNPVAVAAGMACVKALAAPGTYSRLEHLGLLLEEGFRAEAKAAGVPVTVNRVGSMLTVFFTAEPVFDYASAKKADTAKFGRFFHAMLQEGVYLPPSQFEAAFVSLAIGEPEVAHVLAAARKAFRALGDAR; from the coding sequence ATGAAACACGCTCAAAGCCAGGCCCTCTTCGCCCGTGCGCAGGCGCGCATCCCGGGTGGCGTGAACTCTCCGGTGCGTGCCTTCCGTGGCGTGGGAGGCGACCCCGTCTTCTTCAAGGAAGGCTCCGGCGCGTGGCTCACCGACGTGGACGGCAACCGCTACGTGGACCTCGTCGGCAGCTGGGGCCCGCTCATCCTGGGCCACGCGTACCCGCCCATCGTGGAGGCCATCCTGGAGGCCGCGCGGCGCGGCACCACCTTCGGCGCCCCTGTCGCCGCGGAAGTTGAATTCGCGGAGCTGCTCTGCGCCACGGTGCCCTCCGTGGAGAAGGTGCGCCTCGTGTCCTCCGGCACGGAGGCCACGGTGGCCGCCATCCGCGTGGCCCGCGGCTTCACCGGCCGCGACTCCATCCTCAAGTTCGAGGGCTGCTTCCACGGCGCGGGTGACCCGTTCCTCGTGAAGGCGGGCAGCGGCGTGGAGACGCTGGGCCTGCCGGACTCGCCGGGCGTGCCGGCCGCGCTGGCGTCGCTCACGCTCACCGCGCCCTTCAACGACCTGGAGGCCGTGGAGCGCATCTTCAGCGAGAAGGGCAAGGACATCGCCTGCGCCATCATCGAGCCCGTGGTGGGCAACATGGGCGTGCTGGTGCCGCGCCCCGGCTACCTCGAGGGGTTGCAGAAGCTCTGCCAGAAGCACGGCGTGCTCTTCGTGCTGGATGAGGTGATGACGGGCTTCCGGCTCGCGCGCGGTGGCGCGCAGGAGCTGTACGGGCTCAAGCCGGACCTGACCACGATGGCCAAGGTGGTGGGCGGCGGCATGCCGCTGGGCGCGTACGGCGGCCGACGCGACATCATGGCGAAGGTGGCGCCGGAGGGGCCGGTGTACCAGTCCGGCACGCTGTCCGGGAACCCGGTGGCGGTGGCGGCGGGCATGGCGTGCGTGAAGGCGCTGGCGGCGCCGGGCACGTACTCGCGGCTGGAGCACCTGGGCCTGCTCTTGGAGGAGGGCTTCCGCGCGGAGGCGAAGGCGGCGGGCGTGCCGGTGACGGTGAACCGCGTGGGCAGCATGCTCACGGTGTTCTTCACGGCGGAGCCGGTGTTCGACTACGCGTCCGCGAAGAAGGCGGACACGGCGAAGTTCGGGCGCTTCTTCCACGCGATGTTGCAAGAAGGGGTGTACCTGCCGCCCAGCCAGTTCGAGGCGGCGTTCGTGTCGCTGGCCATCGGCGAGCCGGAGGTGGCGCACGTGCTCGCCGCGGCCCGCAAGGCGTTCCGCGCGCTTGGCGACGCCCGTTGA
- a CDS encoding serine/threonine-protein kinase yields MATPVEPEALTGPVRFGPYTLVRRIGAGGMGEVFLAREEGVRRAVVVKKVLPGLKDTGQFVGRFRDEARVVVRLAHPNIARVYAMGEVDGQLFLAMEYVLGKTLSRLAYRLRQRQRMMPLGPLLQLGIRLCEGLAYAHDATDEEGHPLHLVHRDLSPANVCVSYAGEVKIIDFGAAQSTLKEQQTAPRVVIGNLTYMAPEQARKRTVDRRADLYAVGVVLWELFAWKPLSQRGDPLERWRRAAYPQWEPAGRYRPDLPRTVDAFLARALASEPNDRFPTATAMAEALGALKEKLAPNVTDQDLVRLMSAAFPREKVIEQQVLDDLLREQPERASTRQEFPSVLAPSGAQDVAEALRAQEDIATEALDAAKLRQAERAGAGQETEALEAVKPPPEYASVGERTEALDAAKVEQALRAAAAQRAAEDSGLPRKAPPARLHNLEITMDAWLPGIGAAEPTAPGLPPLAPGPGSGSGEATAPGQAPPSSWTPGPGEDEPTPREPPALQGSPAGPGSEDSTDPGAETREGPDSLPGRQAPVEHPSQPDWNLRPDAEDSIPHLRAFHRDGPPPAPEDSPMQNRPSRPGWTPGAGSEDSTTNERPTRKSATGLPATGNSGWTPGSGEDDATEGAGPMAMRPDTDDADDESTDVEKPGRAKANPAPRAAPQSRPPEAFPDATRPMSQDELPVPWKPQGAGEATEALEAAKIFGALSQTTGSMPAYLEEKAAPYVPPKEVPRRKAPVVDERPHETRPMQVRTKTRETLVGYDMDISAALKEAELKRREAELAEQKRNKNKKKPAKPTGGNPLAGLWPIPPQYRFWAMLVVVALACALGFGVMWLFLSADSGA; encoded by the coding sequence TTGGCGACGCCCGTTGAACCGGAGGCCCTGACCGGGCCCGTGCGCTTTGGCCCCTACACCCTCGTGCGCCGCATTGGCGCCGGGGGGATGGGGGAGGTCTTCCTCGCGCGCGAGGAGGGCGTGCGGCGCGCGGTCGTCGTGAAGAAGGTGCTGCCCGGGCTGAAGGACACCGGGCAGTTCGTGGGGCGCTTCCGCGACGAGGCGCGCGTGGTGGTGCGGCTGGCGCACCCGAACATCGCGCGCGTGTACGCGATGGGCGAGGTGGACGGGCAGCTGTTCCTCGCGATGGAGTACGTGCTGGGCAAGACGCTCAGCCGGCTCGCGTACCGGCTGCGGCAGCGTCAGCGGATGATGCCCCTGGGGCCGCTGCTGCAACTGGGCATCCGGTTGTGCGAGGGCCTGGCGTACGCGCACGACGCGACGGATGAAGAGGGGCACCCGCTGCACCTGGTGCACCGCGACCTGTCCCCCGCGAACGTGTGCGTGAGCTACGCGGGCGAGGTGAAGATCATCGACTTCGGCGCGGCGCAGTCCACGCTGAAGGAGCAGCAGACGGCGCCGCGCGTGGTGATTGGCAACCTCACGTACATGGCGCCGGAGCAGGCCCGCAAGCGCACGGTGGACCGGCGCGCGGACCTGTACGCGGTGGGCGTGGTGCTGTGGGAGTTGTTCGCGTGGAAGCCGCTGTCGCAGCGGGGGGACCCGTTGGAGCGCTGGCGGCGCGCGGCCTATCCGCAGTGGGAGCCGGCGGGGCGCTACCGGCCGGACCTGCCGCGCACGGTGGACGCGTTCCTCGCGCGGGCGCTCGCGTCCGAGCCGAACGACCGCTTTCCGACGGCGACGGCGATGGCGGAGGCGCTGGGCGCGCTGAAGGAGAAGCTGGCGCCCAACGTGACGGATCAGGACCTGGTGCGCCTGATGTCGGCGGCCTTCCCGCGCGAGAAGGTGATTGAGCAGCAGGTGCTGGACGACCTGTTGCGCGAGCAGCCCGAGCGCGCGAGCACGCGGCAGGAGTTCCCGTCGGTGCTCGCGCCGTCGGGAGCGCAGGACGTGGCGGAGGCGCTCCGCGCGCAGGAGGACATCGCGACGGAGGCGCTGGACGCGGCGAAGCTGCGGCAGGCGGAGCGAGCCGGGGCTGGCCAGGAGACCGAAGCGCTCGAAGCCGTGAAGCCGCCGCCGGAGTACGCCAGCGTGGGTGAGCGGACCGAGGCGCTGGACGCGGCGAAGGTCGAACAGGCGCTGCGCGCCGCCGCTGCCCAGCGGGCCGCTGAGGACTCCGGGCTGCCACGCAAGGCGCCTCCGGCGCGGCTGCACAACCTGGAGATCACCATGGATGCCTGGCTCCCAGGCATCGGCGCCGCGGAGCCCACCGCACCGGGACTCCCGCCCCTGGCTCCGGGGCCGGGCTCGGGCAGCGGAGAGGCCACCGCGCCCGGACAGGCGCCCCCGTCCTCGTGGACTCCTGGTCCGGGCGAGGACGAACCCACCCCCCGGGAGCCTCCCGCCCTCCAAGGCTCCCCGGCCGGTCCGGGCTCCGAGGACTCCACCGACCCGGGGGCGGAGACCCGTGAGGGGCCGGATTCGCTTCCGGGCAGGCAGGCTCCGGTCGAACATCCGTCCCAGCCGGATTGGAATCTTCGCCCGGACGCGGAAGACTCCATTCCTCATCTTCGAGCGTTTCACCGTGACGGGCCCCCCCCGGCCCCGGAGGACTCACCCATGCAGAACCGCCCCTCGCGCCCGGGCTGGACTCCCGGCGCAGGCAGTGAGGACTCCACGACCAACGAGCGGCCCACGCGCAAGAGCGCGACGGGCCTGCCCGCCACCGGCAACTCCGGCTGGACCCCGGGCTCCGGAGAGGACGACGCCACCGAGGGCGCCGGCCCCATGGCCATGCGCCCCGACACCGACGACGCGGACGACGAGAGCACCGACGTCGAAAAGCCCGGCCGCGCCAAGGCAAACCCCGCACCGCGCGCCGCCCCGCAGTCGCGTCCCCCCGAGGCCTTCCCGGACGCCACCCGCCCCATGTCCCAGGACGAGCTGCCCGTCCCCTGGAAGCCCCAGGGCGCGGGCGAGGCCACCGAGGCCCTGGAGGCCGCGAAGATCTTCGGCGCCCTCTCCCAGACGACCGGCAGCATGCCGGCCTACCTCGAGGAGAAGGCGGCCCCGTACGTCCCGCCCAAGGAGGTCCCGCGCCGCAAGGCCCCCGTCGTCGACGAGCGCCCCCACGAGACCCGCCCCATGCAGGTGCGGACCAAGACGCGTGAAACGCTCGTGGGCTACGACATGGACATCTCCGCCGCCCTCAAGGAAGCGGAGCTGAAGCGCCGCGAGGCCGAGCTCGCCGAGCAGAAGCGCAACAAGAACAAGAAGAAGCCCGCGAAGCCCACGGGCGGCAACCCGCTCGCGGGCCTGTGGCCCATCCCGCCCCAGTACCGCTTCTGGGCCATGCTCGTGGTCGTCGCCCTGGCGTGCGCCCTGGGCTTCGGCGTGATGTGGCTCTTCCTCAGCGCCGACAGCGGCGCCTGA
- a CDS encoding outer membrane protein — MNRFQMTAGVVAGLLGMAGPARAEEPRVELRAVAELGFLDVLSHSIREGSDGTLFRFPEDGGQDNLYTFVRLSAELSLRGRHTLVFLVQPLDIQTQVVLRRDVTIDGLTFPQNTPLDVRYAFPFYRASYLYDLLDDPERELSVGASLQLRNATFVFTSADGTLRRANRDVGPVPLLKVRVRWPLSQNWWVGLEADGSYAPTAIINGDDDSATEGALLDASLRGGVRITDTVDVFLNLRYLGGGARGTSDDNEEEFSDGFTSNWLNTATVSLGLQYRLPALD; from the coding sequence ATGAACCGGTTCCAGATGACGGCTGGCGTGGTGGCGGGGCTGCTCGGGATGGCGGGCCCGGCTCGCGCGGAGGAGCCGCGCGTGGAGCTGCGCGCGGTGGCGGAGCTGGGCTTCCTGGACGTGCTCTCGCACAGCATCCGGGAGGGCAGCGACGGGACCCTCTTCCGCTTCCCCGAGGACGGCGGGCAGGACAACCTCTACACGTTCGTGCGCCTGAGCGCGGAGCTGTCCCTGCGCGGGCGGCACACGCTGGTGTTCCTGGTGCAGCCCCTGGACATCCAGACGCAGGTGGTGCTGCGGCGGGACGTCACGATTGATGGGCTGACGTTCCCGCAGAACACGCCGCTGGACGTGCGCTACGCGTTCCCGTTCTACCGGGCCAGCTACCTCTACGACCTGCTGGACGACCCCGAGCGGGAGCTGTCGGTGGGCGCGTCCCTCCAGCTTCGCAACGCGACGTTTGTCTTCACGTCCGCGGACGGGACGTTGCGGCGGGCCAACCGGGACGTGGGGCCGGTGCCGCTGCTCAAGGTGCGCGTGCGGTGGCCCTTGAGCCAGAACTGGTGGGTGGGCCTGGAGGCGGATGGCAGCTACGCGCCGACGGCCATCATCAACGGCGATGACGACTCGGCCACGGAGGGAGCGCTGCTGGACGCGAGCCTGCGCGGCGGCGTGCGCATCACGGACACCGTCGACGTGTTCCTCAACCTGCGCTACCTGGGCGGCGGCGCGCGCGGCACGTCCGACGACAACGAGGAGGAGTTCAGCGACGGCTTCACGAGCAACTGGCTGAACACCGCCACGGTGTCGCTGGGCCTCCAGTACCGGCTGCCGGCGCTGGACTGA
- a CDS encoding GAF domain-containing protein, giving the protein MNRRVGTVSEEPGAVYRLFDDMPLGVFVLRDGLLVHANAAMSRLTGVARELLVGQPVTSLLWEPGPLEDPADRLARRLGTSPVAGTYEAWLHVAGSGVRVELTVHPHARDWVVQVRDVTSRVRRRMVLRRLAELGSAVRALHSEDAVREEVFRGLEALELGFAWLTPRGVGVELSVAGLSPRLVPHAPALGGRVRAEAPGGWAPALVRTWRDGDAWVEDLGVEASRFVSEARMDAVLAVFRRAETHRAVGVRIDVENAPMAMLVLASEWLSEEDVAAVRLFGQQVSSALDAARTIQRLSVRATALTALGRLAAQAAAAPHPRAFFGSGTEEISGLLGCDAVCLLLPADTRHEPGEPLELVYSRGLSEDAVARVRRARLGSLPRPGGMPDAVQVLDAEACPAPTRDALRALAFQTLVSVPLRVRSRGVGTLSVLFHARRRLTALEVETLQAMGTHFAAAIESHRLLDEVRGRAEDLALMHEVGKALAATLELDRLLATGVTSLARIVDVPDAYVLLPDAEGQRLAIRAATGSHPELLGREVPLDLSSSSLAGQVFRSRQPLRVEDASTEVRLNDELRQAAEGMSYMVLPLAVHDQMVGVAVMVETRRQRRFTPAELERADAIANQLSLALEGARLVEDLKQSYAKLARTQEQLVNRERLAALGELSAVVAHEVRNPLGAIFNSVATIRRIVGPESAATALLDIVGEEADRLDRMVADLLTFARPPSPHPYPVSVSQLLEEAVGSALSDVGATLPHPVRVEWMMEEDVPPVTVDERLIRQCFLNIALNAVQAMPQGGTLRVVARKAWMDRAGVQVEICDTGPGIPAELRARVFEPFFTTKAQGTGLGLALVKRIMDSHLGQVSLDTPETGKGTIFRLFLPLEPPVAPPVPLTGA; this is encoded by the coding sequence ATGAACCGTCGGGTGGGGACGGTTTCCGAGGAGCCGGGGGCGGTGTACCGCCTCTTCGACGACATGCCCCTGGGCGTGTTCGTGCTTCGGGACGGTCTGCTCGTGCACGCCAACGCCGCGATGTCGCGCCTGACGGGCGTCGCGCGCGAGCTGCTGGTGGGCCAGCCGGTGACGTCGCTGCTGTGGGAGCCGGGCCCCCTGGAGGACCCGGCGGACCGGCTGGCGCGGCGGCTGGGCACGTCTCCGGTGGCGGGCACCTACGAGGCATGGCTGCACGTCGCGGGCAGCGGGGTGCGCGTGGAGCTGACGGTGCATCCGCACGCCCGGGATTGGGTGGTGCAGGTGCGCGACGTGACCTCGCGCGTGCGGCGCCGCATGGTGCTGCGGCGGCTGGCGGAGCTGGGCAGCGCGGTGCGCGCGCTGCACTCCGAGGACGCGGTGCGCGAGGAGGTGTTCCGCGGGCTGGAGGCGCTGGAGCTGGGCTTCGCGTGGCTGACGCCCCGGGGCGTGGGCGTGGAGCTGTCCGTGGCGGGGCTGTCCCCCCGGCTGGTGCCGCACGCGCCGGCGCTGGGAGGCCGCGTGCGCGCGGAGGCCCCCGGCGGCTGGGCGCCCGCGCTGGTGCGCACCTGGCGCGACGGCGACGCGTGGGTGGAGGACCTGGGCGTGGAGGCGTCCCGCTTCGTGTCCGAGGCGCGCATGGACGCGGTGCTGGCGGTGTTCCGCCGCGCGGAGACGCACCGGGCGGTGGGCGTGCGCATCGACGTGGAGAACGCGCCCATGGCCATGCTGGTGCTGGCCTCGGAGTGGCTGAGCGAGGAGGACGTGGCCGCGGTGCGGCTGTTCGGACAGCAGGTGTCCTCCGCGCTGGACGCGGCGCGCACCATCCAGCGGCTGAGCGTGCGCGCCACCGCGCTCACCGCGCTGGGACGGCTGGCGGCGCAGGCCGCGGCGGCGCCACACCCGCGCGCCTTCTTCGGCTCCGGCACGGAGGAGATCTCCGGCCTGCTGGGCTGCGACGCGGTGTGCCTGCTGCTGCCCGCGGACACGCGGCACGAGCCGGGCGAGCCGCTGGAATTGGTCTACTCGCGAGGCCTGTCCGAGGACGCGGTGGCGCGCGTGCGCCGCGCGCGGCTGGGCTCGCTGCCCCGTCCGGGCGGGATGCCGGACGCGGTGCAGGTGCTGGACGCGGAGGCGTGTCCCGCGCCCACGCGCGACGCGCTCCGGGCCCTGGCGTTCCAGACGCTGGTGTCGGTGCCGCTGCGGGTGCGCTCGCGGGGCGTGGGCACGTTGAGCGTGCTGTTCCACGCGCGCCGGCGGCTCACCGCGCTGGAGGTGGAGACGCTCCAGGCCATGGGCACGCACTTCGCGGCGGCCATCGAGTCCCACCGGCTGCTGGACGAGGTGCGCGGCCGCGCGGAGGACCTGGCGCTGATGCACGAGGTGGGCAAGGCGCTGGCCGCCACGCTGGAGCTGGACCGGCTCTTGGCCACGGGCGTCACCAGCCTGGCGCGCATCGTGGACGTGCCGGACGCGTACGTGCTGCTGCCGGACGCGGAAGGCCAGCGTCTGGCCATCCGCGCCGCGACGGGCAGCCACCCGGAGCTGCTGGGGCGCGAGGTGCCGCTGGACCTGTCGTCGAGCTCGCTGGCGGGCCAGGTGTTCCGCTCGCGCCAGCCGCTGCGGGTGGAGGACGCGAGCACGGAGGTGCGGCTCAACGACGAGCTGCGCCAGGCCGCGGAGGGCATGTCGTACATGGTGCTGCCGCTCGCCGTGCACGACCAGATGGTGGGCGTGGCGGTGATGGTGGAGACGCGCCGGCAGCGCCGCTTCACGCCCGCGGAACTGGAGCGCGCGGACGCCATCGCCAACCAGTTGTCGCTGGCGCTGGAGGGCGCGCGGCTGGTGGAGGACCTGAAGCAGAGCTACGCGAAGCTGGCGCGCACGCAGGAGCAACTGGTGAACCGCGAGCGGCTGGCCGCGCTGGGCGAGCTGTCCGCGGTGGTGGCCCACGAGGTGCGAAACCCCCTGGGCGCCATCTTCAACTCCGTGGCCACCATCCGCCGCATCGTCGGTCCGGAGAGCGCGGCGACGGCGCTGCTGGACATCGTGGGCGAGGAGGCGGACCGGCTGGACCGCATGGTCGCGGACCTGCTCACCTTCGCGCGGCCTCCGTCGCCGCACCCGTATCCGGTGTCCGTGTCGCAGCTCCTGGAGGAGGCGGTGGGCAGCGCGCTCTCCGACGTGGGCGCCACCCTGCCGCACCCGGTGCGGGTGGAGTGGATGATGGAGGAGGACGTGCCGCCGGTGACGGTGGACGAGCGGCTCATCCGCCAGTGCTTCCTCAACATCGCGCTCAACGCCGTGCAGGCCATGCCCCAGGGCGGCACGCTGCGCGTGGTGGCGCGCAAGGCGTGGATGGACCGGGCCGGCGTCCAGGTGGAGATCTGCGACACGGGACCGGGCATCCCCGCGGAGCTGCGCGCGCGCGTCTTCGAGCCCTTCTTCACCACCAAGGCGCAGGGCACCGGGCTGGGGCTCGCGCTGGTGAAGCGCATCATGGATTCGCACCTGGGCCAGGTGTCGCTGGACACGCCGGAGACGGGCAAGGGCACCATCTTCCGGCTCTTCCTCCCGCTGGAGCCGCCCGTGGCGCCGCCCGTGCCCCTGACGGGCGCATGA